A single Fusobacterium hominis DNA region contains:
- the lptB gene encoding LPS export ABC transporter ATP-binding protein — translation MINLSAQNLCKSYKKRKVVDNVSLEVKKGEIVGLLGPNGAGKTTTFYMITGIIKPNSGHVFCDNIEVTDYPMYKRANMGIGYLAQEPSIFRNLTVEENIAAVLELKNVAKKAQQQMIDKLMEEFKLTHVRKSLGYSLSGGERRRVEIARTIANNPSFILLDEPFAGVDPIAVEDIQQIIRYLKEKGLGILITDHSVRETLRITEKAYIMANGKVLISGTPQEIAENETARKIYLGEKFKLD, via the coding sequence ATGATAAATTTATCAGCCCAAAATCTTTGTAAAAGTTATAAAAAAAGAAAAGTGGTAGATAATGTCAGCTTAGAGGTAAAAAAAGGTGAAATAGTAGGGCTATTAGGACCTAATGGAGCTGGAAAGACCACAACATTTTATATGATTACGGGAATTATAAAACCAAATAGCGGGCATGTATTTTGTGATAATATAGAAGTTACAGATTATCCTATGTATAAAAGAGCTAATATGGGAATTGGATATTTAGCTCAAGAGCCATCTATATTTAGAAATTTAACAGTAGAGGAAAACATAGCAGCAGTTTTAGAATTAAAAAATGTTGCTAAAAAAGCTCAACAGCAAATGATAGATAAACTTATGGAAGAATTTAAACTAACTCATGTTAGAAAGTCTTTAGGTTATTCTCTTTCAGGAGGAGAAAGAAGAAGGGTAGAAATAGCAAGAACAATAGCTAATAATCCAAGTTTTATTCTTTTAGATGAACCTTTTGCTGGAGTTGACCCAATTGCTGTTGAAGATATTCAACAAATAATAAGATATTTAAAAGAAAAAGGACTTGGAATTTTAATTACAGACCACAGTGTGAGAGAGACTTTGAGAATAACAGAAAAAGCATATATTATGGCTAATGGAAAAGTTCTTATAAGTGGAACTCCTCAAGAAATTGCAGAAAATGAAACAGCGAGAAAAATCTATTTAGGAGAAAAATTTAAATTAGATTAA